A genome region from Hevea brasiliensis isolate MT/VB/25A 57/8 chromosome 9, ASM3005281v1, whole genome shotgun sequence includes the following:
- the LOC131182828 gene encoding uncharacterized protein LOC131182828, whose product MHPAEPSLSDIISKTESLSCTDPMLELIGSDDSGFHVTDNKLVARIIGTRKYCSWVLKSTMSKIWKLIFDVQVQSGPEGSFIFIFEDVKERDEVLEEEPWLLDNNLLILKKWPPDKSFQALDFSTTGFWLQVHGLPPSNWNQQNAQKIGQLFGGLICVDNVQGPSQEWHPFLRLKVRVLVEKPLLTGFFIAQGGEKKDWIKFKYERLSIFCLCCGIIGHIARNCNGKLNGDIVPPSRFGLWLLAKSPNPHPYQRTLHLQSHFNKTQVPNASVPSLLLDLPSDQVVCSSGMGL is encoded by the coding sequence ATGCATCCAGCAGAGCCTTCTTTATCAGATATCATCAGCAAAACTGAGTCGCTCAGTTGCACTGACCCTATGTTGGAGTTAATAGGTTCAGATGACTCTGGTTTTCACGTGACAGACAACAAATTGGTTGCTCGGATTATTGGTACAAGAAAGTATTGTTCATGGGTCCTAAAATCCACCATGAGCAAGATTTGGAAGTTGATTTTTGATGTTCAAGTGCAAAGTGGACCAGAGGGGAGTTTCATTTTCATTTTCGAAGATGTCAAGGAAAGAGATGAAGTTCTTGAGGAAGAGCCTTGGCTTTTAGACAATAATCTTCTTATTCTGAAAAAGTGGCCACCAGACAAGTCTTTTCAAGCTCTGGATTTCTCTACCACTGGGTTTTGGCTTCAAGTACATGGCTTACCGCCTAGCAATTGGAATCAGCAAAATGCACAGAAAATAGGGCAGTTGTTTGGGGGCCTAATTTGTGTTGATAATGTTCAAGGGCCAAGTCAAGAATGGCATCCTTTTCTCCGGTTGAAAGTTCGGGTACTAGTGGAAAAGCCCCTTTTAACAGGATTTTTCATTGCACAGGGAGGGGAAAAGAAGGATTGGATAAAATTTAAGTATGAAAGATTATCGATATTTTGTTTATGTTGTGGAATTATAGGGCATATTGCCAGGAATTGCAATGGGAAGCTCAATGGTGATATTGTCCCTCCATCTCGGTTTGGTTTGTGGCTGTTGGCAAAATCCCCAAATCCACACCCTTATCAGAGAACTCTTCATCTTCAATCTCATTTTAACAAAACCCAGGTTCCAAATGCTTCTGTTCCTTCTCTGTTGTTAGATTTACCATCAGATCAAGTGGTTTGTTCCTCAGGAATGGGTCTGTAA
- the LOC110637650 gene encoding autophagy protein 5, with protein MEVQRYVWEGAIPLQIHLHESEVTTLPSPPPALFLAPRIGYLPLLIPLIKPHFAATLPPGIDTVWFDYKGLPLKWYIPTGVLFDLLCAEPERPWNLTVHFRGYPNNLLIPCEGEDSVKWNFINSLKEADYIISGNCKNVMHMSQPDQVELWNSVMNGNLEAYLRASSKLKFGIIEDKYTMKMDLRSQKSQKTTGEADMGGQMKTGKIPVRLYIWSVGEDFEDLEDMPKIDSWDKISYINRPIEIYREEGRCFTLHDALKTLIPEFLADKSLIDEESFRVEGEDEQLVLSEEVSSNKMAAEGREISSQSVESSCTSGAVEIKLVRIQGIEPKLEIPFSWVVNNLKNPEHFLHICVSLKFPQVNSYDSYLMPFEMLC; from the exons ATGGAGGTGCAAAGGTACGTATGGGAGGGTGCAATTCCTCTGCAGATTCATCTACATGAATCCGAAGTGACGACTCTCCCTTCTCCTCCTCCCGCCCTTTTCTTAGCTCCACGGATTGGGTACTTACCTTTGCTTATTCCTCTTATAAAGCCTCACTTCGCTGCTACTCTTCCTCCTGGGATCGACACCGTCTGGTTTGACTATAAGGGCTTGCCTCTCAAGTG GTATATACCAACAGGAGTTCTCTTTGATCTTCTGTGTGCTGAACCGGAAAGGCCTTGGAATTTGACG GTACACTTCAGAGGATATCCAAATAATTTATTGATTCCTTGTGAAGGTGAAGACTCTGTAAAGTGGAACTTTATTAATTCAttgaaagag GCAGATTACATAATTAGTGGAAATTGCAAGAATGTTATGCACATGTCTCAACCTGATCAAGTGGAACTCTGGAACTCTGTGATGAATG GTAATTTGGAAGCATACTTACGTGCATCATCTAAGCTTAAATTTGGAATAATTGAGGATAAATATACAATGAAAATGGATTTGCGCtcacaaaaatctcaaaagaccACTGGTGAGGCCGATATGGGTGGGCAAATGAAGACAG GTAAAATTCCAGTTCGGTTGTACATCTGGTCTGTTGGTGAGGATTTTGAAGATTTAGAAGATATGCCTAAAATTGATAGTTGGGACAAAATTTCTTATATAAATCGGCCTATTGAGATATACAGAGAAGAAG GTAGATGTTTCACCCTACATGATGCACTGAAAACTCTTATACCAGAATTTTTGGCGGATAAATCCTTGATTGATGAGGAATCATTTAGAGTAGAAGGTGAAGATGAACAATTAGTATTGTCAGAAGAGGTGAGCAGCAATAAAATGGCAGCAGAGGGAAGAGAAATTTCATCTCAATCTGTGGAGTCTTCCTGCACATCTGGTGCTGTTGAAATTAAACTTGTCCGCATCCAAGGCATTGAACCAAAACTTGAGATACCCTTCTCTTGGGTAGTGAATAATTTAAAGAATCCTGAGCACTTTCTTCATATTTGTGTCTCTCTCAAATTTCCACAAGTAAATTCCTATGACAG CTATTTGATGCCGTTCGAGATGTTGTGCTGA
- the LOC110637608 gene encoding protein REVEILLE 1 has translation MVGGLVVSAAMADQDLCGGTRSNTAPPAGDGISLNAGLHAVTGPQLKEQFTFENDYSPKVRKPYTITKQRERWTEDEHKKFLEALKLYGRAWRRIEEHVGTKTAVQIRSHAQKFFSKVVREASGNNTSTLEPIEIPPPRPKRKPMHPYPRKMVHPLNNESSIPEQPLRSSSPNYSISEQENQSPTSVLSAVGSDALGSIDSNTPNSSLSPVSCAGGSHPADSSICEPNLTPEDHGSTSPAPTTAAALDEQSPKVEKLGLYPRENVFSEEGLAEETSTRSLKLFGRTVLVTESPSHRPSSPTIGNSKLLPLLDTNDRKPVQSLPWNFMATELQHGNGECTWSHLSHGPPGTLYCLQFQKENSNSVEAGSAAPLPLWAFCGGMPFPLVPFHKQEPLKVHLDSNGEEIQDKEIHKEGSWTGSNSGSVNEGENVDKNIDGETQSPQLSYEEKEPHTVLELKPSEKSASTNKCVKGFVPYKKRMAERDGQSSTITGEEREEQRIRLCL, from the exons ATGGTGGGAGGATTGGTGGTCTCTGCTGCTATGGCTGATCAG GATCTGTGTGGAGGGACTCGATCGAATACGGCTCCTCCGGCAGGCGATGGAATTTCATTGAATGCTGGCCTGCATGCAGTAACTGGTCCCCAGCTTAAGGAGCAGTTTACTTTTGAGAACGACTACTCTCCGAAG GTGAGGAAACCGTACACAATCACGAAACAAAGAGAAAGATGGACAGAAGATGAGCATAAGAAATTTCTTGAAGCCTTAAAACTTTATGGCCGAGCTTGGAGACGGATTGAAG AGCATGTAGGCACCAAGACTGCAGTTCAGATTAGAAGCCATGCTCAGAAATTCTTCTCTAAG GTTGTGAGAGAGGCAAGTGGCAACAACACAAGTACACTGGAACCTATTGAAATCCCTCCTCCTCGACCAAAGCGAAAGCCTATGCATCCCTATCCCCGCAAAATGGTGCATCCCCTTAATAATGAATCCTCAATTCCAGAGCAGCCACTACGGTCTTCATCTCCAAACTATTCAATTTCAGAACAAGAAAACCAATCGCCAACATCAGTATTATCTGCAGTTGGTTCTGATGCTCTTGGTTCAATTGATTCAAATACACCAAACAGTAGCTTATCCCCAGTTTCCTGTGCTGGTGGTTCGCATCCTGCTGACTCCTCAATTTGTGAACCCAACTTGACACCTGAAGATCATGGATCAACATCACCAGCCCCAACAACTGCTGCAGCTCTTGATGAGCAATCTCCCAAG GTCGAGAAACTTGGCTTATATCCCAGAGAAAATGTCTTCTCCGAAGAGGGTTTAGCGGAGGAAACATCCACTCGGAGTCTCAAGCTCTTCGGAAGGACTGTACTAGTCACTGAAAGCCCCAGTCACAGACCATCTTCTCCAACTATAGGGAATTCTAAATTACTGCCATTATTAGACACGAATGATAGAAAACCTGTGCAATCTTTGCCATGGAACTTTATGGCCACAGAACTGCAACATGGGAATGGGGAATGCACTTGGAGTCATTTGTCACATGGGCCTCCTGGAACACTTTATTGCCTGCAATTCCAAAAGGAAAACTCCAATTCAGTAGAAGCTGGTTCTGCTGCTCCCCTGCCATTGTGGGCTTTTTGTGGAGGTATGCCTTTTCCTTTGGTACCCTTTCACAAGCAGGAGCCTTTGAAAGTACATTTGGACTCTAATGGTGAAGAAATACAAGATAAAGAAATTCACAAGGAAGGATCCTGGACTGGTTCTAACTCTGGATCAGTAAATGAGGGGGAAAATGTAGATAAAAATATAGATGGCGAGACCCAGAGTCCTCAACTTTCTTATGAGGAAAAAGAACCACACACGGTTCTTGAGCTGAAACCAAGTGAGAAATCAGCTTCCACAAATAAGTGTGTGAAAGGATTTGTGCCATATAAAAAACGTATGGCAGAAAGAGACGGTCAATCATCAACAATAACAGGTGAAGAGAGGGAAGAACAAAGAATCCGCCTTTGCTTATAG